The Mytilus galloprovincialis chromosome 2, xbMytGall1.hap1.1, whole genome shotgun sequence genome has a window encoding:
- the LOC143065130 gene encoding lanC-like protein 2, with amino-acid sequence MSEKREFENPFPQHKDEYLTDPKGQLKSEQKEHVQRAINKLLEKLYRGLESEDGSNYTVYTGTAGIALLYIHLHRRLESGTQQYLKTGLEYIKKPFRHLKGRKYSFLCGDAGPLAIGAVINHLLKHEDDRKSCLDRLAGLHDTVCTDRALPDEALNGRVGYLYSLLYVQHHIGEEVVDNALISKVASSIIDSGRRLSQQEQCHCPLMYEWHEKKYLGAAHGIAGILFLLMQVKDPSFNDSLHTLVRPTVDWMLSLQFPSGNCPSSIESLSGDKLIHWCHGAPGWIYMFIKAYQLFSDEKYLEAAKRCSSVIWERGILKKGYGICHGTAGNGYAFLALYRLTNDQKYLYQAYKFGEWCINYGKHGCRSADTPYSLFEGMAGTIYFLTDLLDPSNARFPAFEL; translated from the exons atgagtGAAAAGAGAGAATTTGAAAATCCATTTCCTCAGCATAAAGACGAGTATTTGACTGATCCAAAAGGACAG TTGAAATCAGAACAGAAAGAACATGTACAAAGAGCCAtcaataaattattagaaaaactATATAGAGGATTGGAAAGTGAAGATGGCAGTAACTATACAGTATATACAGGAACTGCAG GCATTGCACTTCTCTATATCCATCTACACAGGAGACTTGAGTCTGGTACCCAACAGTATTTAAAAACAGGACTAGAGTACATCAAAAAACCTTTTCGTCATTTAAAGGGGAGAAAATATAGTTTTCTGTGTGGGGATGCAGGACCTTTAGCTATTGGTGCTGTAATAAATCATCTGTTAAAACATGAGGATGACAGGAAATCTTGTCTTGACAG ACTTGCAGGATTACATGATACAGTATGTACTGATAGAGCACTGCCAGATGAAGCACTGAATGGGCGTGTTGGATATTTGTATTCTCTGTTATATGTTCAACATCACATAGGAGAAGAAGTAGTAGATAATGCACTCATTAGCAAG GTGGCATCTTCTATTATAGATTCTGGAAGGAGACTCTCACAACAGGAACAATGTCACTGTCCCTTGATGTATGAGTggcatgaaaaaaaatatcttggaGCAGCTCATGGCATTGCTgggattttgtttttgttaatgcag GTAAAAGATCCATCTTTCAATGACTCATTACACACTTTAGTACGACCAACAGTTGATTGGATGCTGTCATTACAGTTTCCGTCAGGGAATTGTCCCTCATCAATAGAGAGTTTGTCAGGTGACAAGCTGATACACTGGTGTCATGGTGCCCCTGGTTggatttacatgtttattaaagCTTACCAG TTATTTTCAGATGAGAAGTACTTAGAAGCAGCCAAAAGATGTTCCTCTGTAATTTGGGAGAGAGGTATATTGAAGAAAGGATATGGAATCTGTCATGGTACTGCTGGAAATGGTTATGCTTTTCTGGCTTTGTACAGATTGACCAATGACCAGAAATACTTATATCAAGCTTATAAG TTTGGTGAATGGTGCATTAACTATGGTAAACATGGATGTAGAAGTGCAGACACACCATACTCTTTATTTGAAG GTATGGCAGGTACAATATATTTCCTAACAGACTTGCTAGATCCTTCTAATGCCAGGTTTCCTGCTTTTGAACTATGA
- the LOC143065132 gene encoding transmembrane protein 106B-like — MEEQENEKNNLVNDRRSYSSRLGSTSYGSDSYEELLRGSVPCPTCRGKGNIPKEQEGELVALIPVRDKRLKPRRTCLYVGIAVFTCIVTAGLLFFFFSQRDVTIASNVSLLSPHNLTIDTAKKYVYFEVTYPFNISNLNYFPITLTQTSIAVQFNVKVINTTVSSFTLNVPMRSTRKFDVNVGITFSKDNGLAAMASRCNNPEPFFTQYVMIFLTTATYSSLGHQEQTTVNTYPLVDCGNHTKEENLIFSPEYSSLIS, encoded by the exons ATGGAAGaacaagaaaatgaaaagaataaTCTGGTTAATGACAGAAGATCTTATTCAAGCAGACTTGGCTCTACATCTTACGGATCAGACAGCTATGAAGAATTGTTAAGGGGGAGTGTACCCTGTCCAACATGTAGAGGAAAAGGAAACATTCCAAAAG aACAAGAAGGAGAACTTGTAGCACTCATTCCAGTGAGAGATAAGCGACTTAAACCAAGACGAAC ATGCCTGTATGTAGGGATAGCTGTATTTACTTGTATTGTTACGGCTggactattgtttttcttcttttcacAAAGAGATGTTACCATAGCTAGTAACGTATCACTGTTATCACCACATAATCTCACCATAGATACTGCAAAGAAATATGTTTACTTCGAAGTCACA tatcCATTCAATATTTCCAACTTGAATTACTTTCCTATAACATTAACACAGACCTCTATAGCAGTACAGTTCAACGTTAAAGTCATAAATACAACAGTGTCGAGCTTTACTTTAAATGTACCAATGAGATCAACAAGAAAATTTGATGTCAATGTTGGAATCACTTTCAGTAAAGATAATGGATTGGCAGCAATGGC gaGCAGATGTAATAATCCAGAACCTTTCTTTACTCAGTATGTGATGATATTTCT GACAACAGCGACATATTCATCACTTGGACATCAAGAACAGACGACAGTTAATACTTATCCTTTAGTCGATTGTGGAAATCATACAAAAGAGGAAAATCTAATTTTCTCACCAGAATATTCATCATTGATAAGTTGA